GAAGGGCCGCGACGCGGTGCGCTCGCTGCCCCTTATCGGCGGGATCGCCTACCGCTTCATGCACAGCGTCAAGGCCGGCATCAAGGACTCCCTGTCGCCGCAGCTGCTGTTCACCGACCTCGGCCTGAAATACGTCGGCCCGGTCGACGGCCACGACGAACGCGCCGTGGAGGCCGCGCTGCGCCATGCCCGTGGCTTCGGCCGCCCGGTGATCGTGCACGTGGTGACCCGCAAGGGCATGGGCTACCCGCCGGCCGAGAACGACGAGGCCGAGCAGATGCATCAATGCGGTGTCATCGACCCGCTGACCGGGGCGGCCACCTCGGTGAGCGCGCCCAGCTGGACGGCGGCGTTCTCCGACGCGCTGATCGAGTACGGCGCCAAACGCCGGGACATCGTCGCCATCACCGCGGCCATGCCGGGCCCGACCGGGCTGGCCCCGTTCGGGGAGCGGTACCCGGACCGGTTGTTCGACGTCGGCATCGCCGAGCAGCACGCGTTGACGTCGGCGGCCGGGCTGGCGATGGGCGGGCTGCACCCCGTGGTGGCGGTCTATTCGACCTTCCTCAACCGGGCGTTCGACCAGGTCATGATGGATGTGGCGCTGCACAAGCTGCCCGTGACCCTGATCCTGCATCGCGCCGGCATCACCGGCCCCGACGGCGCCAGCCACAACGGCATGTGGGACCTGTCGATGCTGAGCATCGTGCCCGGGATGCGGGTGGCCGCACCCAGGGATGCCGCCCGGTTGCGTGAGGAACTCGGGGAGGCGCTCGACATGAACGACGGCCCGACGGCGATACGGTTCCCCAAAGGCGATGTGGGCGAAGACATTCCGGCCCTCGAGCGTCGCGGGTTGGGCGTCTCGGCCGTGGACGTGCTCGCGGTGCCGGCCGGCGGATTGAACCACGACGTGCTGCTGGTCGCCATCGGCGCGTTCGCGCCGATGGCGCTGCAGGTGGCCAAGCGGCTGCACAACCAGGGGATCGGTGTCACCGTGATCGACCCGCGTTGGGTGCTGCCGGTGTCTGACGGTGTTCTCGAACTGGCGGCGCGGCACAAACTGGTCGTCACGCTGGAGGACAACGGCGTCAACGGCGGTGTGGGTTCGACGGTGTCGGCCGTGTTGCGGCGAGCGGAGATCGACGTGCCCTGCCGCGACGTCGGGCTGCCGCAGGAGTTCTACCAGCACGCCTCGCGGGGTGAGCTGCTGGCCGATCTCGGGCTGACCGACCAGGACGTGGCCCGCCGCATCACCGGTTGGGTTGCTGCGCTCGGCGCTGCCGTTCCTGAAGCCGAAATCCGCGAGCGTCTCGACTAACGGCGGCTACTCGGCCGGCGGCTGCAACGCCGCCGCCAAAACGGGCACCACGAGTTCTCGCTGCCACGGGCGCGCCTCCCCGGCGCGCAGGAATTCCTCGACGGCCTCGACCGGATCCGTTGCGGCCTCCCAGTCCCAGCACAGCCGTCGCACCAGGTCGGGTGAGATCAGGTTCTCCGTGGGAACCCCGACCCGCCGCGACACTTCCCCCAGCGCCGCCCGGGCCGTCTCCAGCCGCGCGGCGGCCTCCGGCTTCCGCCTGCTCCACCGCGCCGCCGGCGGTGGGCCGTTCGGCTGCTCGCCCTCGTCCGGCGGCTCTTGGGTTTTCCGGGCCGCTTCCAGCGCCGCCAGCCAGACGTCGGCGCCGCGGCGTTGGTTGCGCCCACCGAACACCGGCAATTCGACCAGGTCCTCGACGGTCTTCGGATCGGTGAGGGCGGCGTCGATGATGGCGGAATCCGGCAGGATGCGGCGGGGCGCCACGTCACGGCGCTGGGCGATGTGGTCGCGCGCCAGCCACAATTCGCGAACCGCGGCCAGGCCTCGCCGGTCACGGACCCGGTGGATCCCCGACGTCCGTCGCCAGCGGTCCCGTCGCGCGGCCGGCGTGGCCTCTCTGGAGGCCTCTCCGGTTTTGAAGATCCGTAGATAGTCGAATTCCTGTGCGGCCCACTCGGTTTTGCCCTGTTCGGCCAGGACATTCGCGATCGCCGCGCGCAGCTCGATGAGCAGCTCCACGTCCAGGGCCGCGTAGTTGAGCCATTCGACGGGCAGGGGGCGCTTGGACCAGTCCGCCGCGCCGTGGCCCTTGGCCAGCCCGAAACCCAAAAGCCGCTCGACCATGGTCGCCAGGTTCACCCGGTCGAACCCGGCCAGCCGTCCGGCGAGCTCGGTGTCGTACAGCGCCGGTGGCCGCATGCCGACCTCGGCCAGGCAGGGCAGGTCCTGATCGGCGGAGTGCAGGATCCATTCGTCGGTGCCCAGCACCTCGGCGACGGGTCGCAGCGCGGTCAGCGGGTCGGCGCCGTGGCTGACCGGGTCGATGAGCACGGTGCCGGCGCCGGCGCGCCGGATCTGAATCAGGTAGGCCCGGTTGGAGTAGCGGAAACCCGAGGCTCGCTCGGCGTCCACCGCAAACGATCCGCGCCCGCGGGCCAGGAGTCGTGCGGCCGCCTCGATCTCGCGGACGGTCACGGAGAGATC
The nucleotide sequence above comes from Mycobacterium malmoense. Encoded proteins:
- a CDS encoding HRDC domain-containing protein: MCEPAAPGPGSTAPEPTPLLHPADGIPDLSVTVREIEAAARLLARGRGSFAVDAERASGFRYSNRAYLIQIRRAGAGTVLIDPVSHGADPLTALRPVAEVLGTDEWILHSADQDLPCLAEVGMRPPALYDTELAGRLAGFDRVNLATMVERLLGFGLAKGHGAADWSKRPLPVEWLNYAALDVELLIELRAAIANVLAEQGKTEWAAQEFDYLRIFKTGEASREATPAARRDRWRRTSGIHRVRDRRGLAAVRELWLARDHIAQRRDVAPRRILPDSAIIDAALTDPKTVEDLVELPVFGGRNQRRGADVWLAALEAARKTQEPPDEGEQPNGPPPAARWSRRKPEAAARLETARAALGEVSRRVGVPTENLISPDLVRRLCWDWEAATDPVEAVEEFLRAGEARPWQRELVVPVLAAALQPPAE
- the dxs gene encoding 1-deoxy-D-xylulose-5-phosphate synthase, whose product is MLEQIRGPADLQHLSQQQLRDLAAEIREFLIHKVAATGGHLGPNLGVVELTLALHRVFDSPHDPIIFDTGHQAYVHKVLTGRCQDFESLRKKGGLSGYPSRAESEHDWVESSHASAALSYADGLAKAFELTGHRNRHVVAVVGDGALTGGMCWEALNNIAASRRPVIIVVNDNGRSYAPTIGGVADRLATLRLQPVYEQALEKGRDAVRSLPLIGGIAYRFMHSVKAGIKDSLSPQLLFTDLGLKYVGPVDGHDERAVEAALRHARGFGRPVIVHVVTRKGMGYPPAENDEAEQMHQCGVIDPLTGAATSVSAPSWTAAFSDALIEYGAKRRDIVAITAAMPGPTGLAPFGERYPDRLFDVGIAEQHALTSAAGLAMGGLHPVVAVYSTFLNRAFDQVMMDVALHKLPVTLILHRAGITGPDGASHNGMWDLSMLSIVPGMRVAAPRDAARLREELGEALDMNDGPTAIRFPKGDVGEDIPALERRGLGVSAVDVLAVPAGGLNHDVLLVAIGAFAPMALQVAKRLHNQGIGVTVIDPRWVLPVSDGVLELAARHKLVVTLEDNGVNGGVGSTVSAVLRRAEIDVPCRDVGLPQEFYQHASRGELLADLGLTDQDVARRITGWVAALGAAVPEAEIRERLD